From the genome of Candidatus Effluviviaceae Genus I sp.:
GGCGGCCCCTTCGGCCCGTCCACCGCGACCGCGACGGCATGGCCGTCCTCGACGGCCCGCCTCATCCCGAGGATGGCCTCGAACCCCCGCCGCCTGCGCGACGCGCGGATCGGCAGGTACCCCAGCCGCGCGAGCGTCCGCGCCTGGACCTCGCCGGCCCAGCTCACGGCGGTCACGATCGCGATGCCCCACGTCCTGAAGTTCGCGGCGAGCAGGAACTGCCTCCCGTGCCAGAACGCGAAGAGCACGCGGCGCGCGTCCACGCGTTCGAACGACGGGTGCTTCACCCACTCGACGCGGAGCGTCCGCGCGTGGAGCGCGATGAAGCCCGACGCGAGGAGCGCGAGGAGCTCCAGGCACCACCGCGCCCTCGTCACGCGCCTGCGGAGCCTCCGCAGCGCCGAACGGCGCGGCCTAGACCGCTCCCCCCCAGAAGCGCTCAAGGTACTCCCTGCCGCCGATCCGGTCCATGAACCGGAGGATGTTGTACGTCCGGCGCCTGAGGTAGT
Proteins encoded in this window:
- a CDS encoding DUF374 domain-containing protein; this encodes MTRARWCLELLALLASGFIALHARTLRVEWVKHPSFERVDARRVLFAFWHGRQFLLAANFRTWGIAIVTAVSWAGEVQARTLARLGYLPIRASRRRRGFEAILGMRRAVEDGHAVAVAVDGPKGPPLRSKPGIVLAARQLGCPIVPVATAARRGWTLPGTWDRYLLPRPFSRCVIVLGEPLLAAAQGQLTTEDLDRTLSDLTAEADRLAAGAAAEGRDT